Proteins encoded within one genomic window of Oscillatoria salina IIICB1:
- a CDS encoding dihydrolipoamide acetyltransferase family protein, producing the protein MIHEIFMPALSSTMTEGKIVSWEKSPGDKVEKGDTVVIVESDKADMDVESFNEGFLASIIVPEGEEAAVGSAIALLAETEAEIEEAKQKAAGMKNGSSVPATASPQKSTASQTPVAEKQATTSSRTNGRVIASPRARKLAKELQVELKQLQGSGPHGRIVAADVESAAGRTPTETKPTQAPLPEVKTVSPSQPAPAAAAQPMPAAGGEVVRLNTLQNAVVRNMVASLQVPTFRVGYTITTDELDKLYKQIKSKGVTMTALLAKAVAVTLQKHPIINASYTEGGIQYRSSINVAVAVAMSDGGLITPVLQNADQLDIYSLSRSWKDLVARSRSKQLQPDEYTTGTFTLSNLGMFGVDRFDAILPPGQGAILAIGASRPQVVATDDGMMGVKRQMQVNMTSDHRIIYGADAAAFLQDLAKLIETEPQSLTL; encoded by the coding sequence ATGATCCACGAAATTTTCATGCCCGCCCTTAGTTCCACCATGACAGAAGGCAAAATTGTTTCCTGGGAAAAATCGCCAGGTGACAAAGTGGAAAAAGGTGACACGGTGGTTATCGTCGAATCGGATAAAGCCGATATGGACGTAGAATCCTTTAATGAAGGATTTCTGGCGAGTATAATTGTCCCAGAAGGTGAAGAAGCTGCTGTCGGTTCGGCGATCGCTTTATTAGCAGAAACGGAAGCGGAAATTGAAGAAGCTAAACAAAAAGCAGCCGGAATGAAGAATGGTTCTTCTGTACCTGCAACGGCTAGCCCGCAAAAGTCAACGGCTTCTCAAACACCTGTCGCCGAGAAGCAAGCCACAACTTCTAGCCGTACTAACGGCAGAGTGATTGCTTCACCTCGCGCCCGCAAACTGGCTAAAGAATTGCAAGTTGAACTCAAACAACTTCAAGGTAGCGGTCCTCATGGCAGAATTGTTGCTGCTGATGTAGAATCTGCCGCAGGGCGTACTCCCACCGAAACGAAACCGACACAAGCACCTTTACCAGAGGTGAAAACTGTCTCGCCATCTCAACCTGCACCTGCGGCTGCCGCCCAACCAATGCCTGCTGCTGGTGGCGAGGTAGTCCGTTTGAACACTCTGCAAAATGCAGTGGTGAGGAATATGGTTGCTAGTTTGCAGGTTCCCACTTTCCGGGTTGGCTATACCATCACCACTGATGAGTTAGATAAGCTTTACAAGCAAATTAAATCTAAGGGCGTAACGATGACGGCGTTGCTAGCTAAAGCGGTAGCAGTGACGTTGCAAAAGCATCCCATTATTAATGCTAGCTACACCGAAGGAGGAATTCAGTATCGTTCCTCGATTAATGTGGCTGTAGCTGTAGCTATGTCTGATGGTGGATTGATTACTCCAGTATTGCAAAATGCTGACCAACTTGATATTTATTCCTTGTCTCGTAGTTGGAAAGATTTAGTTGCGCGATCGCGTTCTAAGCAGTTACAACCAGATGAATATACCACTGGTACGTTTACTCTCTCGAATTTAGGTATGTTTGGCGTAGATCGCTTTGATGCGATTTTACCACCAGGACAAGGTGCAATTTTGGCGATCGGTGCATCTCGTCCGCAAGTTGTCGCTACTGACGACGGTATGATGGGCGTGAAGCGACAAATGCAGGTGAATATGACTTCAGATCACCGCATTATTTACGGTGCCGATGCCGCCGCTTTTCTACAAGATTTAGCCAAGTTAATTGAAACTGAACCTCAGTCGTTAACCTTGTAA
- a CDS encoding YlqD family protein translates to MDEVKSHLLLKRPVVVKVVVTTRWKEEVQRQLQDQISNIDSQLQQLDMQGQRAIAEVQKQSVTPPGPVVTQQIESIQNQVNQKKSELLEQKNQFLQQLQQVQLLELDQEVPQGQMESFFRVEPGDNLVRKLNVEILVRDGVVEEIRGDI, encoded by the coding sequence ATGGATGAAGTTAAATCACACTTACTACTCAAACGTCCAGTGGTCGTTAAAGTAGTAGTGACGACACGCTGGAAAGAAGAAGTACAACGACAACTGCAAGATCAAATCTCCAACATAGACTCCCAGCTACAACAATTGGATATGCAGGGACAAAGAGCGATCGCGGAAGTTCAAAAGCAAAGTGTAACACCTCCAGGTCCGGTAGTTACTCAGCAAATTGAAAGTATCCAAAATCAGGTTAACCAAAAGAAAAGCGAACTACTCGAACAAAAAAATCAGTTTCTCCAGCAGTTGCAACAAGTGCAGCTTTTGGAGTTGGATCAAGAAGTCCCCCAAGGTCAAATGGAAAGCTTTTTCCGCGTTGAACCGGGAGATAATTTGGTACGCAAACTTAACGTCGAAATTTTGGTGCGTGATGGGGTAGTTGAAGAAATTCGCGGCGATATTTAA